The Candidatus Binatia bacterium genome contains a region encoding:
- a CDS encoding DUF6600 domain-containing protein: MRFHRLAFCAPLAMAGFVACSSVAMLSADLAAPSVAAAQDIDDAYFYSALAPNGEWFYQADLGWAWHPTHVGPGWRPYTEGRWEWSDDYGWTWVSDEPWGWATYHYGRWYFDPYYGWSWIPGHVWAPAWVSWRSEAGYVGWAPLWPAFFDEHPEYRWDSWDHDRDWDSRNHDRDWDRWIFTRDRDFTSDRVGRLAVRDMGERDDIFRQSRDVTRFDQNRPEQIGHSIDRTMIERAVGHPVRTVHVETSDRPVTNHDAHSDRIQMFRPHVRETPDRTPDRLGLAKPASQQPHEADTIRKEKQRIDAVPEKDRTATGRQHPREGHDEHGAAPSAVERENARPNADAGQNRENQPGGREPQQMQQRDQQQRQKQQEQQQRQQEQDQRRQQQVQQRDQQQQQKQQEQQQRQQEQDQRRQQQVQQRDQQQQQKQQEQQQRQQEQDQRRQQQMQQREQQQQRQPPPQHPQPQEHGTNEQPPRGGPAPAPHSGGPQQGGPHGEGAPGQPPAPASGNEGERQPAH, from the coding sequence ATGAGATTTCACCGACTCGCCTTTTGCGCGCCGCTGGCGATGGCGGGCTTCGTCGCGTGCAGCAGCGTCGCGATGCTGAGCGCCGATCTTGCGGCACCGTCCGTCGCCGCAGCCCAGGATATCGACGATGCGTACTTCTACTCTGCGCTCGCGCCGAACGGAGAGTGGTTCTACCAGGCCGATCTCGGGTGGGCGTGGCATCCGACTCACGTCGGTCCAGGCTGGCGCCCGTACACCGAAGGTCGCTGGGAATGGTCGGACGATTACGGCTGGACCTGGGTTTCCGACGAGCCGTGGGGCTGGGCCACGTACCACTACGGTCGCTGGTACTTCGATCCCTACTACGGCTGGTCGTGGATACCGGGCCACGTCTGGGCCCCGGCGTGGGTGAGCTGGCGATCCGAGGCCGGATACGTCGGATGGGCGCCGCTGTGGCCAGCTTTCTTCGATGAGCATCCGGAATACCGCTGGGACTCCTGGGACCACGACCGCGACTGGGACAGCCGCAATCACGACCGCGACTGGGACCGCTGGATCTTCACGCGCGACCGCGATTTCACGTCCGATCGCGTCGGTCGCCTTGCGGTTCGCGACATGGGCGAACGCGACGACATCTTCCGCCAGTCGCGTGACGTGACGCGTTTCGACCAGAACCGGCCGGAGCAGATCGGGCACAGCATCGATCGCACGATGATCGAACGAGCGGTCGGTCATCCGGTGCGTACGGTGCACGTCGAGACGTCGGACCGGCCGGTGACGAACCACGACGCCCACAGCGACCGGATCCAGATGTTCCGCCCTCACGTCCGCGAGACGCCGGACCGGACGCCGGATCGGCTGGGCCTTGCAAAACCGGCTTCGCAGCAGCCGCACGAGGCCGACACCATCCGCAAGGAAAAGCAGCGCATCGACGCGGTGCCGGAAAAGGACCGTACCGCCACCGGCCGCCAGCACCCGCGCGAGGGACACGACGAGCACGGCGCGGCGCCTTCCGCAGTCGAGCGCGAGAACGCGCGGCCGAATGCGGATGCGGGCCAGAACCGGGAGAACCAGCCGGGCGGCCGTGAACCGCAGCAGATGCAGCAGCGCGACCAGCAGCAACGGCAAAAGCAGCAGGAACAGCAACAGCGCCAGCAGGAGCAGGATCAGCGACGCCAGCAGCAAGTGCAGCAGCGCGACCAGCAGCAACAGCAGAAGCAGCAGGAACAGCAGCAGCGCCAGCAGGAGCAGGATCAGCGACGCCAGCAGCAAGTGCAGCAGCGCGACCAGCAGCAACAGCAAAAGCAGCAGGAACAGCAACAGCGCCAGCAGGAGCAGGACCAGCGGCGCCAGCAGCAGATGCAGCAGCGCGAGCAGCAACAGCAAAGGCAGCCGCCGCCGCAACATCCGCAGCCGCAGGAGCATGGAACGAACGAGCAGCCGCCGCGCGGCGGCCCGGCGCCCGCGCCCCACAGCGGGGGCCCGCAGCAAGGAGGCCCGCACGGCGAAGGCGCACCCGGTCAGCCGCCGGCTCCCGCATCCGGAAACGAGGGAGAGCGCCAGCCGGCGCACTGA
- a CDS encoding CsbD family protein, with the protein MNWDQIEGNWKQFKGGVKERWGKLTDDELSTIGGKRDKLAGLLQKKYGMAKQAVEDEISKYETSLDEDVEMEQRAKRSSH; encoded by the coding sequence ATGAACTGGGATCAGATCGAAGGCAACTGGAAGCAATTCAAGGGCGGCGTCAAAGAGCGCTGGGGGAAACTGACCGATGACGAACTGTCGACCATCGGCGGCAAGCGCGACAAGCTGGCCGGTCTGCTTCAGAAGAAGTACGGCATGGCCAAGCAGGCAGTCGAAGACGAAATCTCGAAGTACGAGACCAGCCTCGACGAGGACGTGGAGATGGAGCAGCGGGCTAAACGCAGCTCCCACTGA